Proteins encoded in a region of the Pseudomonas shahriarae genome:
- a CDS encoding MFS transporter: MKTTSALSANGEYAPPVAALPSRAKTRRVVVASALGNGLEMYDFTVYSFFAVIIGQLFFPADSAFASLMMSLVTFALGFLIRPLGAVLIGRFADRYGRKQALSLTIGLMTVGTGIIAFTPTYSSIGIFATVLLVIGRLLQGFSAGGEVGAASAFLMESGRTDNRCFMVCWQGASQGAAALLGALSGLVLTTTLSEEALHSWGWRIPFVIGLLIGPVGWYIRRHLDETHENIDKPTPFRDFVRNHARTLGLGILLMASSTVSSYMVVFYMPTYLTRTLHYPSSFAFGLVAFACVLLAVVPPLASRFADRMPRRKPLLYWLCGLQVVLTYPAFVMLGQQNTLLCLVAVSLLILPMAISGGAGLALLMEAFSRDDRVTGLSIIYSFGVTLFGGFSPLIVTWLIALTGSPLVPAWYLCGAIALSGAALRFYPEYPGRP, encoded by the coding sequence ATGAAAACTACCTCGGCTCTTTCAGCTAACGGTGAATATGCTCCTCCTGTTGCGGCGCTACCGTCGCGCGCCAAGACGCGCCGCGTGGTCGTGGCTTCGGCCCTGGGCAACGGCCTGGAGATGTATGATTTCACGGTCTACAGTTTTTTTGCGGTGATTATCGGCCAGCTGTTTTTCCCGGCGGACTCTGCATTCGCGTCGTTGATGATGTCGCTGGTGACGTTTGCCCTGGGTTTTCTGATAAGGCCGTTGGGCGCTGTCTTGATAGGCCGGTTCGCCGACCGATACGGGCGCAAACAGGCCTTGTCCTTGACCATTGGCCTGATGACTGTGGGCACGGGCATTATCGCTTTCACCCCGACGTATTCCAGCATCGGGATCTTCGCCACCGTACTGCTGGTAATTGGCCGCCTGCTGCAGGGGTTTTCGGCAGGGGGCGAGGTCGGTGCAGCTTCGGCGTTCTTGATGGAGTCCGGGCGTACCGACAATCGCTGCTTCATGGTCTGCTGGCAGGGCGCGAGCCAAGGCGCTGCTGCGCTGCTGGGCGCGCTGTCCGGGCTGGTGCTGACCACCACGCTGTCGGAGGAGGCGCTGCACAGTTGGGGGTGGCGCATTCCCTTCGTGATCGGGCTATTGATTGGGCCGGTGGGCTGGTACATCCGCCGGCACCTGGATGAAACCCACGAAAACATCGACAAGCCGACGCCGTTTCGCGACTTCGTGCGCAATCACGCACGCACACTGGGGTTGGGCATCCTGTTGATGGCCAGCTCCACGGTGAGTTCATACATGGTGGTGTTCTACATGCCCACCTACCTGACCCGCACCTTGCATTACCCCAGCAGTTTCGCCTTTGGCCTGGTGGCCTTTGCCTGTGTGTTGCTGGCTGTAGTGCCGCCGTTAGCCTCGCGCTTTGCCGATCGCATGCCCCGGCGCAAGCCCTTGCTGTATTGGCTGTGTGGCCTACAGGTGGTGCTGACCTATCCCGCTTTTGTGATGCTCGGCCAGCAAAACACGCTGCTGTGCCTGGTGGCGGTGTCGTTGCTTATCCTGCCCATGGCGATCAGCGGCGGGGCAGGGCTGGCGTTATTGATGGAAGCCTTTTCCCGCGATGACCGGGTGACGGGGCTGTCGATCATCTACAGCTTCGGCGTCACGTTGTTTGGTGGTTTTTCTCCGCTGATCGTGACGTGGCTGATTGCACTGACCGGCAGCCCGCTGGTGCCGGCCTGGTACTTGTGTGGGGCCATTGCATTAAGTGGGGCTGCATTGCGTTTTTACCCTGAGTACCCAGGGCGTCCCTGA
- a CDS encoding acyl-CoA synthetase translates to MNSPVSLARLSDIQALEQHSPLAQRDLPGSTYELLQRAAERFADLPALCFLPTGSIEDQPWRISYAELFAKVTQTANALHRLGIRPGQAVSFLLPNLPQTHFVIWGAEAAGIVNAINPLLEPEHIAELIRASNTSVLVTLAPFPGTDLWQKVAALADFLPQMPTIVTVDLANLLPEPQRSAVRAQRPTMPAGVLDFDELLADSPADHLESGRVIQPDDIASYFHTGGTTGTPKLAPHSHFNEVAMAEIIGLHGRYVPDDVLLCGLPLFHVNGVMVTGLAAFHYGAQVLLAGPQGYRNPALIKDFWKLVERYRISSFSGVPTIYAALLQIPNDGIDVSSLRFALCGAAPMPVELIRQFEARTGLRIIEGYGLTEGTCATACNPYEGERRPGSIGLRLPYCQVKIVVLDSAGNYWRDAATDEPGTLCLRGPTVFKGYLQADKNAGIWLDGDWFNTGDLGRIDADGYIWLTGRSKDLIIRGGHNIDPQMIEEALHRHPSVALAAAVGKPDTRAGELPVVYVQLKAGEHASEAQLLEHATQHIHERAAVPKNIWLVEQIPLTAVGKTFKPALRLDAIRRVFEDEVLQVAAPSRVEAHSDERHGQRVDIHVPQLSAVQREQLDQRLSGFAVRYVVHCA, encoded by the coding sequence ATGAACAGCCCTGTTTCCCTTGCCCGGTTGAGCGATATCCAAGCCCTCGAGCAACACTCCCCGCTGGCCCAGCGTGACTTGCCTGGCAGTACCTATGAGTTGTTGCAGCGGGCCGCCGAACGCTTTGCCGATCTGCCAGCCTTGTGTTTCCTGCCGACGGGCAGCATCGAGGATCAGCCTTGGCGCATCAGCTATGCCGAGCTTTTCGCCAAGGTCACGCAAACCGCCAACGCCTTGCATCGCCTGGGTATACGCCCGGGCCAGGCGGTATCTTTCCTGTTGCCTAACCTGCCGCAGACGCACTTTGTGATTTGGGGGGCAGAGGCCGCGGGGATCGTCAATGCGATCAACCCGTTGCTCGAACCTGAGCACATTGCAGAGCTGATCCGTGCGTCCAATACCTCGGTGCTGGTCACACTGGCACCGTTCCCCGGTACTGACCTGTGGCAGAAAGTCGCCGCCCTGGCAGACTTCCTGCCACAGATGCCTACGATTGTGACGGTCGACCTCGCCAACCTGTTGCCGGAACCGCAACGCAGCGCCGTACGGGCCCAGCGGCCAACGATGCCCGCAGGCGTCCTGGATTTCGATGAGCTGCTCGCTGACTCCCCGGCCGATCATCTGGAAAGCGGGCGGGTTATCCAGCCTGACGATATCGCCTCCTATTTTCACACTGGTGGTACCACTGGCACCCCGAAACTGGCCCCCCACAGCCACTTCAACGAAGTGGCGATGGCCGAGATCATTGGCCTGCATGGGCGATATGTGCCGGACGATGTGCTGCTGTGTGGGTTGCCGCTGTTTCATGTCAACGGGGTGATGGTCACCGGTCTCGCCGCGTTCCATTACGGAGCCCAGGTGTTGCTCGCCGGGCCCCAGGGTTACCGCAACCCGGCCTTGATCAAGGACTTCTGGAAGTTGGTGGAGCGCTACCGGATCAGCAGTTTCAGTGGAGTGCCCACCATCTATGCCGCACTGCTGCAGATCCCTAATGACGGTATCGACGTCTCTAGCCTGCGCTTTGCACTCTGCGGTGCCGCGCCGATGCCGGTGGAGCTGATCCGCCAGTTCGAAGCCCGTACGGGGCTACGCATCATCGAAGGTTATGGTTTGACCGAAGGCACCTGCGCCACGGCCTGCAACCCTTATGAAGGCGAGCGTCGGCCCGGCTCAATCGGTCTGCGCCTGCCGTACTGCCAGGTCAAGATCGTGGTACTCGACAGCGCCGGCAACTATTGGCGCGACGCCGCGACCGATGAGCCAGGCACCCTGTGCCTGCGTGGCCCGACGGTGTTCAAGGGGTATCTGCAAGCGGACAAGAACGCAGGCATCTGGCTGGATGGTGACTGGTTCAATACCGGCGACCTGGGGCGCATCGATGCCGATGGTTACATCTGGCTGACCGGTCGCAGCAAGGATCTGATTATTCGCGGTGGCCATAATATCGACCCGCAAATGATCGAAGAGGCCCTGCATCGCCATCCGTCCGTAGCGTTGGCCGCCGCAGTGGGCAAACCGGATACCAGGGCCGGGGAACTGCCGGTGGTCTACGTGCAGCTCAAGGCTGGTGAGCACGCTAGTGAGGCCCAGTTACTGGAACACGCCACGCAGCATATCCACGAACGTGCGGCGGTACCCAAGAACATCTGGTTGGTAGAGCAGATTCCATTGACCGCCGTAGGCAAGACCTTTAAGCCCGCCTTGCGCCTGGACGCTATCCGACGGGTGTTCGAGGATGAGGTGCTGCAGGTCGCGGCGCCAAGCCGGGTGGAGGCCCACAGTGACGAGCGCCACGGGCAGCGCGTGGATATTCATGTGCCACAGCTTAGCGCTGTGCAACGCGAGCAATTGGATCAGCGCCTGAGTGGGTTTGCCGTGCGTTATGTGGTGCATTGCGCATAA
- a CDS encoding M20 aminoacylase family protein has translation MSHSPLHVRLQDSTERFVTIRRDIHAQPELGQNTQDTAALVIGLLESWGYAVHSGIGGCGVVGVLRRGNSSKSLGLRADMDALPIVERNGLPWASRREGVMHACGHDGHTATLLAAAEQLALHSEFDGTVNLIFQPDEEGLTGAKAMMDDDLFRRFPCDAVYAFHNMPGFPVGHAIIKNGGVMASSERVCITLTGRGGHGAMPERSIDPVPALAGVISALQTVVSRNIGVNDSAVISIGKVQAGTAVNIIPETAMLELSVRTLDPQVRAFVEQRIREIVQGQAASFGVTAHIDYQLLAPVLVNTPVETQHMLEAAKRALGPANVMEQVSLKAMGSEDFAWMLHEVPGCYFGLGNGLGEFNGCSVHNDHYDFNDELIPLGAACWVALVEGYLR, from the coding sequence GTGAGCCACAGTCCTTTACATGTACGCCTGCAAGACAGTACCGAGCGTTTTGTCACGATCCGCCGCGACATTCACGCCCAGCCCGAGCTTGGGCAAAACACCCAGGACACCGCCGCACTGGTTATCGGGCTGCTTGAAAGCTGGGGCTACGCCGTACATAGCGGTATTGGCGGTTGCGGCGTAGTCGGTGTGTTGCGGCGCGGCAACAGCTCGAAAAGCCTTGGGCTGCGGGCCGATATGGACGCATTGCCAATCGTTGAGAGAAACGGCTTGCCCTGGGCCAGCCGCCGTGAAGGCGTGATGCATGCCTGTGGTCACGATGGGCACACGGCGACGCTACTGGCAGCCGCCGAGCAACTGGCGTTGCACAGCGAGTTCGACGGCACGGTGAACCTGATTTTTCAACCGGACGAAGAAGGCCTGACGGGCGCCAAGGCCATGATGGACGATGACCTGTTCCGGCGCTTTCCCTGCGATGCGGTGTATGCCTTTCACAATATGCCGGGCTTCCCCGTGGGCCACGCGATCATCAAGAACGGCGGGGTCATGGCCTCGTCGGAGCGGGTGTGCATCACGCTGACCGGCCGTGGTGGGCATGGCGCGATGCCGGAGCGCAGCATTGACCCGGTTCCGGCGTTGGCGGGCGTCATCAGTGCCCTGCAAACCGTGGTGTCGCGCAACATTGGGGTCAATGATTCGGCCGTGATCAGTATCGGCAAAGTGCAGGCCGGGACCGCCGTCAACATCATCCCCGAGACGGCGATGCTGGAGTTGAGCGTGCGCACACTTGACCCACAGGTGCGAGCGTTCGTCGAGCAAAGAATTCGCGAAATTGTCCAGGGCCAGGCCGCCTCATTTGGCGTGACAGCCCATATTGACTATCAGTTGCTGGCGCCGGTACTGGTCAATACGCCCGTCGAGACCCAGCACATGCTGGAGGCAGCCAAACGGGCCCTGGGCCCCGCCAATGTCATGGAGCAAGTGTCATTGAAAGCCATGGGCAGCGAAGACTTTGCCTGGATGCTGCATGAAGTTCCTGGCTGCTACTTCGGCCTGGGCAATGGCCTTGGCGAGTTCAACGGCTGTTCGGTGCATAACGATCACTATGACTTCAACGACGAGTTGATTCCCCTGGGCGCTGCTTGCTGGGTGGCGCTGGTGGAAGGTTATCTGCGCTGA
- a CDS encoding bifunctional diguanylate cyclase/phosphodiesterase, protein MEKLNVGPKSSLQGKVSNLSTARAYLLACSLLLLAMFLLVGVLLVSIAEHLNHDAGEHSRIDIENALLSVERVAGSTVKDYAFWGDAYEHLHQKVDVDWAFVRQNIGTTLFSDFGFQGVFVVDPAGRTVYSLIEGQLQSVAVQDWLHLPIEPLLAQARQAATNSQSVTRLIQADGMPAVLAAAALTPGTDPNVEADSGPASVLIFIAKLAPQRLAALGEDFGVQGLRVAPAGGAAAGAPSLSLRDNAGVVQWTAEDPGRQLLGLVVPLVTVAGLIFALMAWVIQRRSTAAARVMDLNYATLQASRAALAVSEERFRDVAEAASDWIWEVDTQLRFTYLSERFDVITGLVGANCLGLAVDQLLTSDQGLLAIWFKDHAHRPNAIVQCSYVSGEGQRRICRLSVREIPGQGYRGTASDITEEVEARRRIEYLSQHDALTGLANRTRMQEFLEGKLKAVPTLARPLVMLSIDLDRFKPVNDLLGHAAGDDVLNQVSRRLQGCLRGDDLVARIGGDEFMLVVAGVSSPLEVEGLCRRLIDCIEQPFYITEHEVFISASIGIAMAPADATLAEELLRYADIALYEAKEGGRNTWRFYAGDMNARIIERRQLEADLRQAIKHGELRLDFQPRYRIEGKRLAGAEALVRWEHPRRGLLGPDVFVPIAEETGLILPLSNWVLHAACQTAAGWPDDVMISVNLSSTEFQRGHLVSRVKAVLLETGLNPARLELELTESVMLNDEKVALSIMQGLKALGVRLLMDDFGTGYSSLSYLRSFPFDGLKIDRSFVGGLTAGGGDQSIIQAIVGLGRALSLTVTAEGVETLDQLTALKDVQCDEAQGFYLSVPVDAQAIGALITGRTA, encoded by the coding sequence ATGGAAAAGCTCAACGTTGGCCCCAAGTCGTCGCTGCAAGGCAAGGTTTCCAATCTTTCTACTGCACGGGCTTATCTGCTCGCCTGTTCGCTGCTGCTACTGGCCATGTTTCTGTTGGTCGGGGTGTTGCTGGTGTCCATTGCCGAGCACTTGAATCACGATGCCGGCGAGCACAGCCGCATTGATATCGAAAACGCCCTGCTGTCGGTTGAGCGCGTCGCTGGTTCGACGGTCAAGGACTATGCGTTTTGGGGGGATGCCTACGAACACCTGCATCAAAAGGTGGATGTGGACTGGGCGTTTGTCCGGCAAAACATCGGCACGACGCTGTTTTCCGACTTCGGTTTCCAGGGGGTGTTTGTTGTCGATCCAGCCGGTCGCACGGTGTATTCGCTGATTGAGGGCCAACTGCAGAGCGTCGCCGTGCAGGACTGGTTGCACCTGCCGATCGAGCCCCTGCTGGCCCAGGCCCGGCAGGCCGCGACCAACAGCCAATCGGTGACCCGTCTGATACAGGCCGATGGCATGCCGGCGGTGTTGGCCGCCGCTGCGCTGACGCCTGGCACCGATCCGAACGTAGAGGCCGATAGCGGTCCCGCTTCGGTGTTGATCTTCATTGCCAAGCTGGCGCCGCAACGGCTGGCTGCACTGGGCGAGGATTTTGGTGTGCAAGGTCTGCGGGTCGCCCCGGCCGGCGGGGCGGCGGCGGGCGCACCGAGCCTGAGCCTCAGGGACAATGCAGGTGTTGTGCAATGGACCGCGGAGGATCCTGGGCGCCAGTTGCTGGGGCTGGTTGTGCCGCTGGTGACAGTTGCCGGCCTGATCTTTGCCTTGATGGCCTGGGTTATCCAGCGCCGCAGTACCGCTGCCGCGCGGGTCATGGACCTTAATTACGCCACCCTGCAAGCCAGTCGTGCGGCGCTGGCGGTCAGCGAGGAGCGCTTTCGTGATGTGGCCGAAGCGGCGTCCGACTGGATCTGGGAAGTCGATACCCAACTGCGGTTTACCTACCTCTCGGAGCGCTTTGATGTAATTACCGGCCTTGTCGGGGCCAACTGCCTGGGGTTGGCGGTGGATCAGCTGCTGACCTCTGATCAGGGCCTGTTGGCCATCTGGTTCAAGGACCACGCCCATCGCCCGAATGCCATCGTGCAGTGCAGCTATGTGTCTGGCGAGGGTCAGCGACGCATTTGCCGGCTGTCGGTGCGCGAGATACCTGGCCAGGGTTATCGAGGCACCGCCAGCGACATCACCGAAGAGGTCGAGGCCCGGCGGCGCATTGAATATCTGTCGCAACACGATGCCTTGACGGGGCTGGCCAACCGCACGCGCATGCAGGAATTCCTCGAGGGCAAGCTCAAGGCGGTGCCGACCCTGGCAAGGCCGTTGGTCATGCTCAGTATTGATCTTGACCGCTTCAAGCCGGTCAACGACCTGCTGGGGCACGCGGCTGGCGATGATGTACTCAATCAGGTGTCCCGGCGTTTGCAGGGCTGCCTGCGTGGGGATGATCTGGTGGCGCGCATAGGTGGCGATGAGTTTATGTTGGTGGTGGCGGGCGTGAGCTCGCCGCTGGAGGTGGAAGGCCTGTGTCGGCGCCTGATCGACTGCATAGAACAACCGTTTTACATCACCGAACATGAAGTGTTTATCAGTGCCAGCATTGGTATTGCCATGGCGCCGGCGGACGCGACCCTGGCCGAAGAGTTGCTGCGCTATGCCGATATCGCTCTCTACGAAGCCAAGGAAGGCGGGCGTAACACCTGGCGCTTTTATGCGGGCGATATGAACGCACGCATTATTGAGCGGCGCCAACTGGAAGCCGATTTGCGCCAGGCGATCAAGCACGGTGAACTGCGCCTGGATTTCCAGCCGCGCTACCGCATTGAAGGCAAGCGCCTGGCCGGTGCCGAGGCCCTGGTGCGTTGGGAGCACCCAAGGCGCGGGCTGCTGGGCCCCGACGTATTCGTCCCCATCGCCGAAGAAACCGGGCTGATCCTGCCGTTGAGCAACTGGGTGCTGCACGCGGCCTGCCAGACGGCCGCAGGCTGGCCTGACGACGTGATGATTTCAGTCAACCTGTCCTCCACCGAGTTCCAGCGTGGGCACTTGGTGTCGCGGGTCAAAGCGGTGTTGCTGGAGACGGGCTTGAACCCGGCGCGGCTGGAGCTGGAGCTGACCGAAAGTGTGATGCTCAATGACGAGAAAGTCGCCTTGAGCATCATGCAAGGCCTCAAGGCCCTGGGCGTGCGCTTGCTGATGGATGACTTTGGCACCGGCTACTCGTCGCTGAGTTATCTGCGCTCATTCCCCTTCGACGGGCTGAAGATCGACCGCAGCTTTGTCGGCGGCCTGACCGCCGGTGGTGGCGATCAGTCGATCATCCAGGCGATTGTCGGCCTGGGCCGGGCGCTCTCGCTGACGGTGACCGCCGAAGGCGTAGAGACCCTCGACCAACTCACGGCGCTGAAGGACGTGCAGTGCGATGAAGCGCAGGGTTTCTACCTCAGCGTGCCGGTGGATGCCCAGGCCATCGGCGCGCTGATCACGGGCCGGACTGCTTAG
- the feaR gene encoding transcriptional regulator FeaR, whose amino-acid sequence MPALFNPCVEFANWNRDLRAVCGNFSTAQSDRHSLFIGSVHGQDVCGLELAHIRTNAGLISRHHTHGDGDDDRHCFLILQGSGHQRIRQQHRVIDLGPDDIALVDSAQAFEIEPQGLVQNISVHLSRAEVARQFGQQRLFGKLARNSVATHMIRALVRSLEDAQLSEGYGGENDGPAVEQALIGLAVAGLDERAEGQPGFACVGQDDIYGLATRLVEASLQETELSPEYLARHLNVSVRQLYRLFEQRHESIARYIQQRRLERVAQDLRARDLRHESITQIAFKWGFVDAAHFSRAFKRHFQHAPRDFRQQPL is encoded by the coding sequence ATGCCTGCCTTGTTCAACCCTTGCGTTGAGTTCGCCAACTGGAATCGTGACTTGCGTGCAGTCTGCGGCAATTTCAGCACCGCGCAGTCAGATCGACACAGCCTGTTTATTGGCAGCGTCCACGGCCAGGACGTGTGTGGCCTGGAGTTGGCGCATATCCGCACCAATGCCGGGCTGATCAGCCGCCATCACACCCACGGCGATGGCGACGATGACCGCCACTGTTTTCTGATCCTGCAGGGCAGCGGCCATCAACGCATCCGCCAGCAGCACCGGGTGATTGACCTGGGGCCCGACGATATCGCCCTGGTGGACTCGGCCCAGGCCTTCGAGATTGAGCCCCAGGGACTGGTACAGAATATCTCGGTGCATCTGTCCCGCGCCGAGGTCGCCCGGCAATTCGGCCAGCAGCGCCTGTTTGGCAAGCTGGCGCGCAACAGCGTCGCCACCCATATGATTCGTGCATTGGTGCGCTCCCTGGAGGATGCGCAACTGAGTGAAGGCTATGGTGGCGAGAACGATGGCCCGGCCGTGGAGCAGGCCCTGATCGGCCTGGCGGTTGCCGGTCTGGACGAGCGCGCTGAGGGCCAGCCGGGCTTTGCCTGCGTGGGCCAGGACGACATTTATGGCCTGGCCACGCGCCTGGTGGAAGCCTCCCTGCAAGAGACCGAATTGAGCCCCGAATACCTGGCGCGGCACCTGAATGTCTCAGTGCGCCAACTCTACCGGCTGTTCGAGCAGCGGCATGAAAGCATCGCGCGCTACATCCAGCAGCGCCGTCTGGAGCGGGTGGCCCAGGACCTGCGTGCGCGGGATTTGCGGCATGAGTCAATCACCCAGATCGCCTTCAAGTGGGGGTTTGTCGATGCCGCGCATTTCAGTCGCGCCTTCAAGCGGCATTTCCAGCATGCGCCCCGGGACTTTCGCCAGCAGCCGCTATAG
- a CDS encoding amidase gives MTQQTTMAQMSAVELLEHFRTKRLSPVEVTQDALARIERFNPLVNAYCYTDPQGALDTARASEKRWLKGQPNGALDGVPTSIKELTATRGMPTRKASLVIPGDGPWEVDAPITTFLRDAGAVILGKTTSPEFGWKGVTDSPLYGITRNPWDTRMTSGGSSGGAAVAASLNLGVLHQGSDAGGSIRIPSSFTGTFGFKPTFGYIPQWPASATTLVSHLGPMTRTVDDAVLFLQTVARPDPRDGLLGAPRHTPWLAQSTDLRGLRIAFSADFGYVTVDPQVARTVAQAVEHLALLGAHIEAADPGFSDPLELFKTVVYAGARDLATQLSSEQKGLLDPGLLRFTEQCQHTTLTHFTAAQEARAALVARMSEFHSRYDLLVCPMMPITAFEAGHDVPPGSGLEDWMKWSPFSYPFNLTQQPAASLPCGFSSAGLPIGLQVVGARFADDQVLRVCRAYEQAFPSTHPLAPLVKNTEEQ, from the coding sequence ATGACCCAACAGACCACTATGGCGCAGATGAGCGCCGTGGAGTTGCTCGAACATTTTCGCACTAAACGACTGTCACCCGTGGAAGTCACCCAGGATGCATTGGCCCGTATCGAGCGCTTCAACCCACTGGTCAATGCATACTGCTATACCGACCCACAAGGCGCACTGGACACCGCGCGAGCCTCTGAAAAACGCTGGCTCAAAGGCCAACCGAATGGTGCGCTGGACGGCGTGCCAACCTCAATCAAGGAACTGACGGCAACCCGCGGCATGCCCACCCGCAAGGCTTCGCTGGTGATTCCTGGCGATGGACCATGGGAGGTCGACGCACCGATCACCACGTTTTTGCGTGACGCCGGCGCGGTCATCCTTGGCAAGACCACCAGTCCGGAGTTCGGGTGGAAGGGCGTGACGGACAGTCCGCTCTACGGCATTACCCGCAACCCTTGGGATACGCGCATGACCTCTGGCGGATCATCTGGTGGCGCGGCGGTGGCGGCGTCCCTCAACCTGGGGGTGTTGCATCAAGGCAGCGATGCGGGGGGCTCGATTCGCATCCCCAGCAGTTTCACCGGGACGTTCGGGTTCAAGCCGACCTTTGGCTACATTCCCCAATGGCCGGCCAGCGCAACCACGCTGGTTTCACATCTGGGGCCCATGACGCGCACGGTGGACGATGCCGTGTTGTTTCTGCAGACCGTCGCCCGGCCTGACCCCAGAGATGGGTTGCTGGGGGCACCACGGCATACGCCCTGGTTGGCGCAGAGCACTGACCTGCGCGGTTTGCGCATCGCTTTCAGTGCGGATTTTGGCTATGTAACCGTTGACCCCCAAGTGGCCCGTACCGTGGCCCAGGCGGTGGAGCACCTGGCGCTGTTGGGCGCGCATATCGAGGCTGCGGACCCTGGCTTCAGTGACCCACTGGAGTTGTTCAAAACCGTGGTCTACGCTGGGGCCAGGGACTTGGCAACGCAGCTGAGCAGTGAGCAGAAGGGGTTGCTGGATCCGGGCCTGCTGCGTTTTACCGAGCAGTGCCAGCACACGACCCTGACGCATTTCACCGCAGCCCAGGAAGCACGGGCTGCGCTGGTAGCGCGGATGAGTGAGTTCCACAGCCGCTATGACCTGCTGGTTTGCCCGATGATGCCCATCACTGCATTCGAGGCAGGGCATGACGTACCGCCGGGCTCGGGACTGGAGGATTGGATGAAGTGGTCGCCCTTCAGCTATCCCTTCAACCTTACCCAGCAGCCAGCGGCTTCATTGCCTTGCGGGTTTTCCAGCGCGGGCCTGCCGATTGGCTTGCAGGTGGTGGGGGCACGGTTTGCAGACGATCAAGTGCTACGGGTGTGCCGGGCCTATGAACAGGCGTTTCCCAGCACCCATCCCCTGGCGCCCTTAGTAAAAAACACGGAAGAACAGTAA
- a CDS encoding DUF1329 domain-containing protein — translation MNFSTPVIYGSTLALLLCTSAMAAVSPEEAARLGTTLTPLGAERAGNADGSIPAWTGGLAKDAGAVDSAGFLADPFANERALFTITAQNVDQYKSRLSPGQVAMFKRYPDYTMNVYPTHRSANVPPAIVEAARKNALNTRLVAGGNGLEHFTKAFPFPIPKDGLEVIWNHIARYRGDSMKRQMVQIVPDVRGVGTPVTFDHQYVLRESLADYDPAKPSNVLFYNKQTITAPARLAGNVELVHETLDQVKEPRQAWIYNAGQRRVRRAPQVAYDGPAGSTDGQRVVDNYDMFNGAPDRYDWQLVGKQELFIPYNSYKLDSPKLKYADITKAGHIDQELARYELHRVWHVVATLKSGQRHVYAKRDFYIDEDSWQAAVIDHYDGRNVLWRVAEAHQQSYYNHQVPFYTAETLNDMVSGRYLVLGLKNEEKRNYQFDVKAVEGEFTPNALRQSGVR, via the coding sequence ATGAATTTTTCGACACCCGTTATATATGGCAGCACGTTGGCGCTGCTGTTGTGTACCTCGGCGATGGCCGCGGTTTCACCTGAAGAGGCGGCCCGGCTGGGTACCACCCTGACACCGCTGGGGGCAGAAAGAGCCGGCAACGCCGACGGCTCGATCCCGGCCTGGACGGGTGGGCTGGCGAAGGATGCAGGCGCAGTCGATAGCGCCGGGTTCCTGGCCGACCCGTTTGCCAACGAGCGTGCGCTGTTCACCATTACCGCGCAGAACGTCGATCAGTACAAAAGCCGCTTGTCCCCAGGCCAAGTGGCGATGTTCAAGCGTTATCCCGACTACACGATGAATGTCTACCCCACCCACCGCAGCGCCAATGTACCGCCAGCGATTGTCGAGGCGGCGCGCAAAAACGCGCTGAACACCCGGTTGGTCGCGGGCGGTAACGGTCTTGAGCATTTCACCAAGGCATTTCCCTTTCCGATTCCCAAGGACGGCCTGGAAGTGATCTGGAACCACATTGCCCGTTACCGGGGCGACAGTATGAAGCGCCAGATGGTGCAGATCGTTCCGGACGTACGAGGTGTGGGGACCCCGGTGACCTTCGACCACCAGTATGTGCTGCGCGAAAGCCTGGCCGATTACGATCCGGCCAAGCCGAGTAATGTGCTGTTCTACAACAAGCAGACCATCACTGCGCCGGCCCGTTTGGCGGGGAATGTCGAGCTGGTCCACGAGACCCTCGACCAGGTCAAGGAACCGCGCCAGGCCTGGATCTACAACGCCGGTCAACGGCGTGTACGACGGGCACCACAGGTGGCGTATGACGGCCCGGCCGGCAGTACCGACGGGCAGCGGGTGGTCGACAACTACGACATGTTCAACGGCGCTCCGGATCGCTACGACTGGCAGTTGGTTGGCAAACAGGAACTGTTCATCCCCTACAACAGCTACAAACTCGACTCACCCAAACTCAAGTACGCCGATATCACCAAGGCCGGCCATATCGACCAGGAGCTGGCGCGCTATGAGCTGCACCGGGTCTGGCATGTGGTCGCGACGTTGAAATCCGGCCAGCGGCATGTCTACGCCAAGCGTGATTTCTATATCGACGAGGACTCCTGGCAAGCCGCTGTGATTGATCATTATGACGGTCGCAATGTCCTGTGGCGCGTGGCTGAAGCCCATCAACAGTCCTACTACAACCATCAGGTGCCGTTCTACACCGCCGAAACCCTCAACGACATGGTCAGCGGGCGGTACCTGGTGCTGGGCCTGAAGAACGAAGAAAAGCGTAACTATCAGTTTGATGTGAAAGCCGTGGAAGGCGAGTTCACCCCCAATGCCTTGCGTCAGTCCGGGGTGCGTTGA